Proteins from a single region of Streptomyces glaucescens:
- a CDS encoding energy-coupling factor transporter transmembrane component T, with product MSGTSPQLGTSALGVTVPAPPEGAVSRRTLDPRTAVAILLAASITIMAPGGLLFVPAALVAGMLLAVSERAWRRVLALPLAAATAAAVAYLLPLAAPWPILGIIGVMGGFSLRLVAVAGIAAHLIETVPPTRFTAALRSMRVPHAFTVSGSVLLRFVPTIIAEARAVRDAMRLRGLGGWLDMLRHPVRSIEYFTVPLIASSLRSAEDLSASALLRGLGSQPRPTSMHPPRFGPADVVAVIVVAALVTATLLWEAGR from the coding sequence GTGAGCGGCACGAGTCCCCAGCTCGGCACCTCGGCCCTCGGCGTGACGGTCCCCGCCCCACCGGAGGGGGCCGTCTCGCGACGGACACTGGACCCGCGTACCGCGGTGGCGATCCTGCTGGCCGCCAGCATCACCATCATGGCCCCCGGCGGCCTGCTGTTCGTCCCGGCCGCACTGGTCGCGGGGATGCTGCTGGCCGTGTCCGAGCGGGCCTGGCGGCGGGTGCTCGCCCTGCCGCTGGCCGCGGCGACCGCCGCCGCGGTGGCCTATCTGCTCCCGCTCGCCGCCCCGTGGCCGATCCTCGGCATCATCGGCGTCATGGGCGGCTTCTCGCTCCGCCTGGTGGCCGTGGCGGGCATCGCCGCGCACCTGATCGAGACCGTCCCGCCGACCCGGTTCACCGCCGCGCTGCGGTCGATGCGGGTACCCCACGCGTTCACCGTGTCGGGGTCGGTGCTGCTGCGCTTCGTCCCCACCATCATCGCCGAGGCGCGGGCGGTGCGGGACGCCATGCGGCTGCGCGGGCTCGGCGGCTGGCTGGACATGCTGCGCCACCCGGTCCGCAGCATCGAGTACTTCACGGTGCCGCTCATCGCGTCGAGCCTGCGCTCCGCGGAGGACCTCTCGGCGTCCGCGCTGCTGCGCGGGCTGGGCTCACAACCGCGGCCCACCTCGATGCACCCGCCGCGGTTCGGCCCCGCCGACGTGGTCGCCGTGATCGTGGTGGCGGCGCTCGTGACGGCGACCCTGCTGTGGGAGGCCGGACGATGA
- a CDS encoding MptD family putative ECF transporter S component: MSPRDLINIGVFGALYIVTVGLFNLLEFISPVMTLVTSALSIVAAGVPFMLFLTRVKHAGMVTVLAVIVTGFMLLIGSPPVTLLVGVLGALIAEALLYAGRYRSRQLSVLAYAAFSTWFVGLFLPMFYARDEFLSSPYMAEMDPDYVEKLDSLLSPGVLIAFDLSTVVFGLIGGALGLRLLDKHFRKAGLV, translated from the coding sequence ATGAGCCCCAGAGACCTCATCAACATCGGCGTCTTCGGAGCGCTGTACATCGTGACGGTGGGGTTGTTCAACCTGCTCGAGTTCATCAGCCCGGTGATGACCCTGGTCACCAGCGCGCTCAGCATCGTCGCGGCGGGCGTGCCCTTCATGCTCTTCCTCACCCGGGTGAAGCACGCCGGCATGGTCACCGTCCTCGCGGTCATCGTGACCGGCTTCATGCTCCTCATCGGCAGCCCCCCGGTCACCCTGCTCGTCGGCGTGCTGGGCGCGCTGATCGCCGAGGCGCTGCTGTACGCCGGCCGGTACCGCTCGCGGCAGCTGAGCGTGCTCGCCTACGCCGCCTTCAGCACCTGGTTCGTCGGGCTGTTCCTGCCGATGTTCTACGCCCGCGACGAGTTCCTCTCCAGCCCGTACATGGCGGAGATGGACCCGGACTACGTCGAGAAGCTGGACTCGCTGCTGTCGCCCGGCGTGCTGATCGCGTTCGACCTGTCCACGGTGGTGTTCGGGCTGATCGGCGGCGCGCTCGGCCTGCGCCTGCTGGACAAGCACTTCCGGAAAGCCGGACTGGTGTGA
- a CDS encoding thioesterase II family protein, translating into MFDAVSRDRHIGAFRRLTPRPYARARVLLFPHGGGSASYYRAWAAAAPWDVEFLAAQYPGREDRYSDPVPAKLQGVAAALAADLTDRADGPPLPTVLFGHSMGAVVAYETARRLTAAGEPPTALVVSGHPAPQLTRPGRVHLGSDEELIEELRRTEATHRDILDNAALIQAFLPIIRGDYRLSETYRPAPGTRLSTPVTVLYGDRDPEIHAWEAEGWREVTDGACELRTFEGGHFYLEEHRDVVVDLLTTRARKASETSAISWPSAP; encoded by the coding sequence ATGTTCGATGCCGTGTCGCGGGACCGTCACATCGGCGCGTTCCGCCGCCTCACGCCACGACCCTACGCCCGGGCCCGGGTGCTGCTGTTCCCGCACGGCGGCGGCAGCGCCAGCTACTACCGGGCGTGGGCCGCGGCGGCACCCTGGGACGTCGAGTTCCTCGCCGCCCAGTACCCGGGCCGGGAGGACCGTTACTCCGATCCGGTGCCGGCCAAGCTCCAGGGCGTCGCCGCCGCGCTGGCGGCCGACCTGACGGACCGGGCCGACGGACCCCCGCTGCCGACCGTCCTGTTCGGCCACAGCATGGGAGCCGTCGTCGCCTACGAGACCGCCCGCCGGCTCACGGCGGCGGGCGAACCGCCCACGGCGCTGGTCGTGTCGGGGCACCCGGCCCCGCAGCTGACCCGGCCGGGCCGGGTGCACCTGGGCAGCGACGAGGAGCTGATCGAGGAACTGCGCCGCACCGAGGCGACCCACCGCGACATCCTGGACAACGCCGCGCTGATCCAGGCGTTCCTGCCCATCATCCGGGGCGACTACCGGCTGAGCGAGACCTACCGGCCGGCCCCCGGCACACGGCTGAGCACGCCGGTCACCGTGCTGTACGGCGACCGCGATCCCGAGATCCACGCGTGGGAGGCCGAGGGATGGCGCGAGGTCACCGACGGCGCATGCGAGCTGCGCACCTTCGAAGGCGGTCACTTCTACCTGGAGGAACACCGCGACGTGGTCGTCGACCTCCTCACGACGCGGGCCCGCAAGGCGTCCGAGACATCGGCGATCTCCTGGCCCTCCGCCCCGTGA